In one Kitasatospora cineracea genomic region, the following are encoded:
- a CDS encoding IS701 family transposase, whose protein sequence is MTPDELGSLRDELQAFAAEVFAPLRRSDQQDKGVSYLRGLLLDGRRKSMQPMAERLGIDHQRLQQFISSSTWPVEQIRSRLADRATRVLGADAWVVDDTGFPKDGAGSPGVARQYSGPLGKVGNCQVGVSVHAVTDSASCPLNWRLFLPESWDPAKAADPAGAAFAERRRARCGIPPTEGHRPKWQLALEMLDELATWKLLPPVVVADAGYGDNAHFRAALDERGLRWIVQVKGLTTAHPIDAVTHRPPYGGLGPRPKPRYRTRPVPLAEHVRAAGREAARTVTWRRGSRDHLTSTFVVLRVRLAGRRPRIEEDGTLPPCWLLAQWPPEVSEPSHYWVSNLPEDTPLEELVRLAKIRWRIEHDYRELKTALGLDHFEGRSWVGWHRHVTLVTAAHLFVTLTRSRPKVPARA, encoded by the coding sequence ATGACTCCGGATGAACTGGGTTCGTTACGTGATGAGTTGCAGGCGTTCGCGGCGGAGGTGTTCGCTCCGCTGCGACGCTCGGACCAGCAGGACAAGGGCGTCAGCTACCTCCGTGGCCTGCTGCTGGACGGCCGGCGCAAGTCGATGCAGCCGATGGCCGAGCGGCTCGGCATCGACCACCAGCGCCTGCAGCAGTTCATCTCCTCCTCGACGTGGCCGGTGGAGCAGATCAGGTCCAGGCTCGCCGACCGTGCGACACGCGTCCTGGGAGCGGATGCGTGGGTCGTGGACGACACCGGCTTCCCGAAGGACGGCGCCGGTTCGCCGGGCGTGGCCCGCCAGTACTCGGGCCCTTTGGGCAAGGTCGGCAACTGCCAGGTGGGGGTGAGCGTTCACGCGGTCACCGACAGCGCGTCCTGCCCGCTGAACTGGAGACTGTTCCTGCCCGAGTCCTGGGATCCGGCGAAGGCCGCAGACCCGGCCGGGGCGGCCTTCGCCGAACGCCGCCGGGCCCGCTGCGGAATCCCGCCCACCGAGGGCCACCGACCGAAGTGGCAACTGGCCCTGGAGATGCTCGACGAGCTCGCAACGTGGAAGCTCCTCCCTCCGGTCGTGGTCGCCGACGCCGGCTACGGCGACAACGCGCACTTCCGCGCGGCCCTCGACGAGCGCGGGCTGCGGTGGATCGTGCAGGTCAAAGGTCTGACGACCGCCCACCCCATCGACGCCGTCACCCACCGACCGCCCTACGGCGGACTCGGCCCACGGCCCAAGCCCCGCTACCGCACCCGTCCCGTTCCGCTGGCCGAGCACGTCCGGGCCGCAGGTCGGGAAGCAGCCCGGACGGTGACCTGGCGGCGTGGCTCCCGCGACCACCTGACCTCGACCTTCGTCGTGCTGCGCGTGCGTCTGGCCGGACGTCGTCCACGGATCGAGGAGGACGGCACCCTGCCGCCGTGCTGGCTTCTTGCCCAGTGGCCGCCGGAGGTGTCGGAGCCGTCCCACTACTGGGTCTCGAACCTGCCCGAGGACACCCCTCTCGAGGAACTCGTGCGGCTCGCCAAGATCCGCTGGCGGATCGAGCACGACTACCGCGAGCTCAAGACCGCCCTCGGCCTGGACCACTTCGAGGGCCGTTCCTGGGTGGGCTGGCACCGGCACGTCACGCTCGTCACCGCGGCCCACCTCTTCGTGACACTGACCCGGAGCCGCCCAAAAGTCCCTGCTCGGGCATGA
- a CDS encoding IS481 family transposase, with the protein MPHRNAPLTETGRLRLARCVVEDGWPLRRAAERFQVSPTTAKRWADRYRELGEAGMSDRSSRPHHSPNRTPTRTERRIIKVRVLRRWGPARIGYLLHLNPATVHRVLTRYRLARLSHLDRATGRPIRRYEHCAPGELVHVDVKKPGNIPDGGGHRALGRPAGRKNRSGVGYSYLHNAVDDHSRLAYSEILTDERKETAAAFWARANDFFARAGITVKRVMTDNGSCYKSHLWRDALASGGITHKRTRPYRPQSNGKVERFNRTLLDEWAYAKPYRTEQERRDAYPAWLHTYNHHRGHTALAGQPPASRVPNLTGQNT; encoded by the coding sequence ATGCCACACCGTAACGCACCGCTGACCGAGACCGGACGGCTGCGCCTGGCCCGCTGCGTGGTCGAGGACGGCTGGCCGCTGCGGCGGGCCGCCGAGCGCTTCCAGGTCTCACCGACCACGGCCAAGCGGTGGGCGGACCGCTACCGGGAGCTCGGCGAGGCCGGCATGAGCGACCGCTCCAGCCGACCGCACCACAGCCCGAACCGGACCCCGACCCGCACCGAGCGGCGGATCATCAAGGTCCGCGTCCTGCGCCGCTGGGGCCCGGCCCGCATCGGCTACCTGCTCCACCTGAACCCGGCCACCGTGCACCGGGTCCTGACCCGCTACCGACTCGCCCGCCTCTCGCACCTCGACCGTGCCACCGGCCGGCCGATACGACGCTACGAGCATTGCGCGCCGGGCGAGTTGGTCCACGTCGACGTCAAGAAGCCCGGCAACATCCCCGACGGCGGCGGCCACAGGGCACTGGGTCGCCCCGCAGGCCGCAAGAACCGCTCCGGAGTCGGCTACAGCTACCTGCACAACGCCGTCGACGACCACTCCCGCCTGGCCTACAGCGAGATCCTCACGGACGAGCGCAAGGAGACCGCAGCCGCGTTCTGGGCCCGGGCGAACGACTTCTTCGCCCGGGCCGGGATCACCGTGAAGCGGGTCATGACCGACAACGGCTCCTGCTACAAGTCCCACCTCTGGCGCGATGCCCTCGCGTCCGGCGGGATCACGCACAAACGCACCCGCCCCTACCGGCCGCAGAGCAACGGCAAAGTCGAACGCTTCAACCGCACCCTGCTCGACGAATGGGCCTACGCCAAGCCCTACCGCACCGAACAGGAACGCCGAGACGCCTACCCCGCCTGGCTCCACACCTACAATCACCACCGCGGACACACCGCACTCGCAGGCCAACCACCCGCCAGCCGCGTCCCCAACCTCACAGGACAGAACACCTAG